In the Streptomyces sp. BHT-5-2 genome, one interval contains:
- a CDS encoding TniQ family protein has product MPQPDQLRQLPIALGPVHNETLGSYLHRLAVANNRPAGCLARILGPLPPEFSPLSNTTAGWTPHSPKRLATLSGRSTPQLARALPALADFLNPGGPRPQAGRMISRPCHCCTARRSPTASLVITLSPAHVHLCRRHQLWTRSTHDIPLGTLPEVVEAQRRLDQLSRRHGQIGRALDLARKIVEDWSASGMPIDLGKEWIDRLERVEGLAVSKNISAEERHHLAAFPEIVVLTHLILNPPTAAPDPKELYLATTAELSRRFARIYTAVGTQDPLYRRFCLHQDRDFHESQVV; this is encoded by the coding sequence ATGCCGCAGCCTGACCAACTCCGCCAACTACCCATCGCTCTCGGCCCCGTTCACAACGAGACTCTTGGTTCCTACCTCCACCGCCTGGCCGTCGCCAACAACCGTCCGGCGGGATGCCTCGCCCGCATCCTGGGCCCGCTACCGCCCGAGTTTTCCCCGCTCAGCAACACCACGGCCGGCTGGACTCCCCACTCTCCAAAACGCCTGGCCACACTCTCAGGACGCTCGACACCCCAGTTGGCCCGAGCCTTGCCCGCGCTCGCCGACTTCCTCAACCCCGGCGGTCCCAGGCCGCAAGCCGGACGCATGATCAGCCGTCCCTGTCACTGCTGCACAGCCCGCCGCAGTCCCACCGCTTCCCTCGTTATCACCCTCTCGCCCGCCCACGTCCACCTCTGCCGACGGCATCAGCTCTGGACCCGCTCCACTCACGACATCCCGCTCGGCACCCTCCCGGAAGTCGTCGAGGCCCAGCGCCGACTGGATCAGCTCTCCCGCCGCCACGGCCAGATCGGACGAGCCCTCGATCTGGCGCGGAAGATCGTCGAGGACTGGTCCGCCTCCGGAATGCCGATCGACCTCGGGAAGGAGTGGATCGACCGCCTCGAACGCGTCGAAGGTCTCGCCGTCAGCAAGAACATCTCCGCCGAGGAGCGCCATCACCTCGCGGCGTTCCCCGAGATCGTGGTGCTGACGCACTTGATCCTCAACCCGCCCACGGCCGCCCCCGATCCCAAGGAGCTCTATCTGGCGACGACCGCCGAATTGAGTCGACGGTTCGCGCGGATCTACACCGCCGTCGGAACCCAGGACCCCCTCTACCGGAGGTTCTGCCTCCATCAAGACCGCGACTTCCATGAAAGCCAGGTCGTTTGA
- a CDS encoding LysR family transcriptional regulator, translated as MIAQYVHRRRTLPDLARQTGMSTANMARWAHIHHIPLRPRGGGSHDPALRVSDRAAKTLAVLRKALTSPYAWQRPDRYLAAIAHPTMREAAQVLGINQSALVTQINRLERDLGQPLLERAERGRAMKPTVFGKRVAAAIRKSVRDQKRFARVGEGLLPSRQRERRAITGQGG; from the coding sequence TTGATCGCGCAGTACGTCCACCGCCGCCGAACTCTGCCGGACCTCGCCCGCCAAACCGGCATGAGCACCGCGAACATGGCCCGGTGGGCCCACATCCACCACATCCCTCTCCGGCCCCGGGGCGGAGGAAGCCACGACCCGGCCCTCCGCGTTTCTGACAGGGCCGCAAAGACCCTGGCCGTCCTGCGAAAGGCCCTCACCAGCCCTTACGCATGGCAGAGACCCGATCGCTACCTGGCTGCCATCGCCCATCCGACAATGCGCGAGGCCGCCCAAGTCCTGGGCATCAACCAGTCCGCGCTGGTGACCCAGATCAACCGCCTCGAACGGGACCTCGGCCAACCCTTGCTTGAGCGCGCTGAACGTGGCAGAGCCATGAAACCGACCGTCTTCGGCAAACGTGTGGCCGCCGCCATCCGGAAGTCCGTTCGCGACCAAAAACGCTTTGCCCGGGTCGGGGAGGGGTTGCTACCTTCACGCCAGCGCGAGAGGCGCGCGATCACGGGACAGGGAGGTTGA
- a CDS encoding GNAT family N-acetyltransferase yields the protein MTSSTSSAHIQLTTDRLVLRPWCLSEAAAVLDNSRSVDWADDFPAEGDRVVAGLFDQFPDWLGEHGHRLIIERDSGLVVGSIGLFWPPSEGTLEIGYGIVASRRGRGYAPEATRALADFALTAPGVHTVFANVELSNPASVRVLEKVGFHRWATEEHMARFRITKTDHHER from the coding sequence GTGACTTCCTCCACTTCATCAGCCCACATTCAGCTGACCACCGACCGCCTCGTTCTCCGGCCCTGGTGCTTGTCCGAGGCCGCCGCGGTTCTCGACAACTCCAGGTCGGTCGACTGGGCGGACGACTTCCCCGCCGAAGGCGACCGCGTCGTCGCGGGCCTCTTCGACCAGTTTCCCGACTGGCTCGGCGAGCACGGCCACCGTCTGATCATCGAGCGCGACAGTGGCCTGGTCGTGGGCTCGATCGGCCTGTTCTGGCCGCCCAGCGAGGGAACCCTCGAAATCGGATACGGCATCGTGGCTTCCCGCCGCGGCCGGGGCTATGCCCCCGAGGCCACCCGGGCCCTCGCCGACTTCGCCCTCACCGCCCCCGGCGTCCACACCGTGTTCGCCAACGTGGAGCTGTCGAACCCGGCCTCCGTCCGCGTCCTGGAGAAGGTCGGCTTCCACCGATGGGCCACTGAGGAACACATGGCCCGCTTCAGGATCACGAAGACGGACCACCACGAGCGATGA
- a CDS encoding TetR/AcrR family transcriptional regulator: MGRPKQFDPDAAVEQAMQVFWRKGYAATTPQDLVDALGIGKGSLYNAFGSKHALFERALVRYRDDQAQALIDMLERPGPVKERLSEALHLLVVLDLGDPDRRGCLAVNVAAELTGTDETATELVRRMFDRTEGAFRALIEEGQRADEIAPDRDARAIGSMLLATVVGLRLLARVAEGPERLTRVIEATLDGL, from the coding sequence ATGGGAAGGCCCAAGCAGTTCGATCCGGACGCCGCCGTCGAGCAGGCCATGCAGGTGTTCTGGCGGAAGGGGTATGCCGCCACGACGCCGCAGGACCTCGTCGACGCCCTCGGTATCGGCAAGGGCAGTCTCTACAACGCCTTCGGCAGCAAGCACGCGCTGTTCGAGCGGGCACTGGTGCGCTATCGGGACGATCAGGCACAGGCCCTGATCGACATGCTGGAGCGGCCCGGCCCGGTGAAGGAGCGGCTGAGCGAAGCGCTGCATCTCCTCGTGGTGCTGGACCTCGGCGACCCGGATCGCCGCGGCTGTCTGGCCGTCAATGTCGCGGCGGAGCTCACGGGGACGGACGAGACCGCCACCGAGCTGGTACGGCGGATGTTCGACCGGACCGAAGGGGCGTTCCGGGCGCTGATCGAGGAGGGGCAGCGGGCGGACGAGATCGCGCCGGACCGTGATGCCCGGGCGATCGGGAGCATGCTGCTGGCCACCGTCGTCGGCCTCCGGCTGCTGGCCCGGGTCGCCGAGGGGCCGGAGCGGCTCACCAGGGTGATCGAGGCGACGCTCGACGGACTCTGA